In the Profundibacter amoris genome, GTCGCACAAGGCCACGGGCAAATAACCGAGCATTATGCTTTTGCCCACCGTTGCCCCGAACGCGGCACTGGAAACCAGCGACACCACCTTGCCATTATGCAGGATCGTTTCGCCTCCGAACAGCGGCAGGTCAACGTCCGAAGTAAAGCAGCACAATCGCTGTTGCACCCCGTTCAGTTTTTGCTTTTCCAGCACCTTGCGGCCGATGAAATCCCCCTTGGATTTCAGATGTACGCGAAAGCCCAGGCCAGCCTCGATCGGCGTATAATCCGGCGTGATGTCCGCGCTCCAGTAAAGGTATCCCTTCTCCATCCGCAGCCCGTCAATCGCCCGATAGCCGATGTCGCGGATACCGTGCGCCGCGCCATGTTCGCACAAACGGTCATAGACATGCAGGGCGTATTCCGTAGGCACATGCAACTCCCACCCCAACTCGCCGACATAGCCGATGCGGATCGCCCGAACGGGGGCCGCGCCAACGATAATGTCGCGGGTGGTGGCAAAGGGGAAGGCCCCGTTTGATACGTCACTTTCGCTTGCCGCTGCCAGCACATCGCGCGCCTTTGGCCCCATGATGTTGATCACCGCGCGGGCCGAGGTGACTTCGATCAATGTGGCTGTGCCATCCGTGGGCAAGTGCTGTCTGATCCAGTCGCTGTCATGCACGCCAAAACCGGCACCGGTTACAATATAGAAATGGTTTTCCGCCAGTCGGGTGATAGTCAGATCGGCCTCGATCCCGCCGCGCTCGTTACACAGCTGGGTATAGATCACGCTGCCAACCGGCTTGTCCATGTTGGAAACCGCCAGCCGCTGCAGTGCCTTCAACGCCCCCGTGCCAACCAGTTCGAATTTGGCAAAACTGCTCTGGTCACACAGCGCCACACCATTTCGCACCGCGTGTTGTTCTTCTGCCGCGTAATTCTTCCAGCCCGGATGCAGGAAATCCAGCTGGTCCACAGGCGCAACCCCCTCTGGCGCAAACCACAGCGGGCGTTCCCAGCCGTTTTTGCTGCCGTAAACCGCGCCCTTTTCCTTTAGCCGCTGATACAGCGGCGACAGGCGCAATCGCCGCGCGGTTTCAGCCTCGGCCCCCGGATAGCGCATCTTGTAGTGATGCGCGTAATGTTCAACCGCGCGGGGATACATAAACGCCCGCGCCCCGTGGTGCGGGCCAAAACGGCGGTTGTCCAGCGGCCACAGATCCAGCGAGGGGCGACCATCGATCAGCCATTCGGCAATCATTTCGCCAGCCCCGCCACCTGCAGCAATGCCATACAGGAAACCGGTGGCCAGCATCAGATTGCTGAAGTCCGGCACCGGCCCCATCACGAAATCCCCATCCGCCGAATAGGGGATCGGGCCGTTGATCACCTGACGGATGCCGACCTCGTTCACCACCGGCGTGACCTGCGCCGCCATTTCGGCCAGCGGCGCGAAACGGTCCAGATTGTCGGGCAGCAACTGGCGCACGAAATCGCCGGGGATGCCACGATCACCAAAGGGCAGGGTGTCGTCCTCGTAACCGCCAATCACCAGCCGCCCGCCCGCGTCGGGTTTGTAGTAAACCAGCCGGTCAGGATCGCGCAGGGTGGGCAGGTCATCGGGGAAATCGGGGATTGGTTCGGTGACGATATACTGGTGCTCGACCGCGCAGGCCGGAATATGTAGACCCAGTTTTGCGCCCAACTCGCGGCTCCACATGCCGGATGCAAGGGTGACTGTTTCGGCCTCGTATGTGCCGTCCGTGGTGATCACCCCGCTCACGCGGCCCTTCACAACCGTGAAATCCAGCACCTTTACACCCTGTTTTAATGTGGCCCCGTGCAGCCGCGCACCCGCCGCGATTGACTGGCACAGGCCCGCCGGATCAACGTGGCCGTCAGAGGGAATGAACGCGGCCCCCTCCAGCCCCGTAGTGTCGATATAGGGGAACAACGCCTTGGCCTCGTCCGGGGTGATGATGTTCATTTCCAGACCGAAACTGCGCGCCATCGTGGCTAATCTGCGCGCCTCCTGCATCCGGTCCCTGGACGCCGCCAGCCGCAAGCTGCCCACCTTTTTCCAGTCGCTCGCCAGCCCTGTTTCCGCCTGCAACCCGTCATACATCGCGACCGAGCGTTGCAGCATCCGCGTGGTATTGCGCGAGGATCGCAATTGCCCCACCAACCCCGCCGCATGCCACGTCGCCCCTTCGGTCAACGCGGCTTTTTCCAGCAAAATAACGCCCTTTTCGCCGCGTTTGGCCAAATGATAGGCGATCGAGCAGCCGATGATCCCGCCGCCAATGATCAGGTGTTTTACTGAATGATCCGCCATTTACCCCCCTAACAGGTCCAGCATCTCGCGATGCAACGCCTTGGTCGCCGCCGCCACAACGCGCCCGTCCGATTGCAAGGTTAGCGGTGCGCCGGCCCAGTCGGTGATCACGCCCCCTGCGCCCTCGATCACCGGCACCAGCGGCAGGTAATCATAGGGTTGCAGATCGTAATCGATGCAGGCGTCCGCATGGCCCATCGCCACCAGCATATGAGGATAGCCATCATAACTTAGCCGCTGTTCACGTCCCGACTGGCACAGGCGCCGGAACAGGTCCGGCGCATCCAGCGCGATCTTGTTGCCCTCGTTGATATAGACAAAGGCGTCTTTCAGCGCGGTGACATTTGATGTGGAAATCGCCGCACCATTCACCGTCGCCCCGTCCGCGCTGCCGGTAAACACCTCGCCCAGTTCGGGCATCCGCACAACGCCCAGTTTCGGCACCCCATCCTGCAACAGGGCAATCAGCATACTGTAAAGCGGCATCCCCGAAATGAAACTGCGGGTGCCGTCAATCGGATCAATGATCCACAACAGATCACTGCCCTTGTCCTCAAATCCGAATTCCTCGCCCAATATCGAATGATCGGGGAAAAGCTGCGCCAACGCATCTCGGATCATCCGCTCGCAGGTCTGGTCGGCCACCGTCACCGGGCTGTCGTCGCCCTTGTGGATGATGTCCAGCGTCTGGCGGAAATAGCGTTTCGGGATGTCTTCGGCGGTGTCCGTGATGTCCAGAATGGCCTTTAGGTAGTGCTGCATAGTCAGTGTTCTTTTTCATGGCCCGCTATCACAAGCGAGGTTTCATTTTCGCCCAGCATGTCGATGACGGCATCTGGCGGGGTGGTTTCGGTGATCAGAATGTCGATGCTGGCCGCGTCATTGATGGCAATCGGCGCGCGGATGCCGAATTTGGAACTGTCGGCCAGCAGGATACGGGTCTGGGCGCGGGGCATGGCCTGGGCCAGCAGGTCGGCCTCGTTTATGTCGTGCAGCATCACGCCCACCTCGCAGTTGATCGCGCCAGACGAAAACACCGCATATTGCACGTTGAAGCGGCGGATAAACCCGATGGCATCCTGTCCGAACGCCCCACCGTCATGGCCACGCAATTCCCCCCCTGCGAAAAACACGCGATTGCCGTTACGGGCAGCCAGCGTGCTGGCGACGGTCAGCGAATTGGTGACGACATACAGATTGCGGTGGTTGTTCAGCGCGCGTGCGGCATAGGCCGAGGTCGAGCCGATATCCAGAAACAGCGAATCCCCGTCCTCGATGATCTGCGCCAGTTTGCCCGCGATTTGCCGCTTGGCCTCGGCATTTTCATCCATGCGGGCCTGAAAGGGTTGCTCGGTCAGGGTCAGGTCTTCGGCCAACAGCACGCCGCCATGCACTTTGCGCACTTGGGATTTTTCCTGCAACGCCTTGATATTGCGCCGGACTGTTTCGTCCGACACCCCCAGCCGTTCCGCCAGATACCCCACACGGCACGACCCGCCCGCAAGGCGCAGTTCCTTCAGGATTTCCTGTTCGCGGTGGTTTGAACGGGTGGCGGTATTGGGCATTTCGGCCTCGGGTTGCAGAATTTCAATTTCACCAAGTTACGGCGCAAAACCTCAAAAGCCAACGAAAAACCAAAAGAAACCCACAAATATTAGGTAATAATGTTGACGGATGCGGGGAATCGCCGCACGCTATCCTTAAGGCGGGGCGAATCCCGTCACTGAAAACCTGGGAGGTGCCCGATGAGGCATATACTGAAACGCACCCTATTGGGTGCCGCTATTGGCGCATTTGCCGCCACAGCTTCGCTTGCAGAGATCGAATCTGCCGACCCGTTAAAACTGACGCTGCATGACTGGTCCGGCCAGTTGATCAACACCCAGATCATGGGCGCCGTGCTGGAAGAGGCAGGTTATAACGTCGAATATGTGCAGGCCGATTACATCGCGCAATTCGCGGGCCTGAAAACCGGTGATCTGACGCTGGCGATGGAAATCTGGGCCACCACCGGCCAAGAGGCGCTGGACGAGGCGGTCGGCACGGGCAAGGTGGAAAACGTCGGCGAAACCGGCCTGCAAGCGATCGAGGAATGGTGGTATCCGCTATACATGAAAGAACGCTGCCCCGGTCTGCCCGACTGGAAGGCATTGCAGGCCTGCGCCGGTGAATTCGCCACGCCCGAAACCGCGCCAAAGGGACGATATGTCGGCGGGCCGGTCACTTGGGGCGGGTTTGATGACGAACGGGTCGAGGCCTTGGGGCTGGAATTTGAAGTGGTCCACGCGGGCACGGATGCGGCGCTGTTTGCTGAACTGGAAAGCGCCTATCAGCGGCAAGCGCCTGTCATTCTGTGGGTCTATGTTCCGCATTGGGCACCGGCAAAATACGAGGGTGAGTTTGTGGAGTTTCCCCCTTATTCGGCCGATTGCTATTCGGATCCGTCTGTCGGTGTGAACCCCGACAAGGCCTATGATTGCGGTAAGCCGCGCGGCCCGATCTGGAAGGCCGCATGGGCGGGCATGAAAGACAAATGGCCTGGCGCGTATGAAATCGTCAGTACATATAGCCTGACCAACGAAGAGATGAGCGCGATGGTTGGCGAAGTCGATCTGGACGGCAAATCTGTAGAAGAGGTTGTGAACGCATGGATGGATGCAAACGAACTTCGCTGGAAAAGCTGGATTAATCAATAATCGCAAAGCGGGGCCGGTTTTGCCGGTCCCGCAACATCTTGAATACAGGCCAAATGAATGACCCAACCCGCAAAACTTGTCTGCAAACATCTGTGGAAATTATATGGTCCCGTTCCACAGCAAATGATGGACACACAATATTTTCCACCTACAGATAGTGAATTGGAAAAATTCGGGGTCATCGGGGCAGTCAAGCACGCATCTCTGGAAATACGTGCGGGTGAGATTTTTGTCATCATGGGGTTATCAGGATCCGGTAAATCCACGCTGGTGCGCTTGCTTTCGGGGCTGATCGAACCCACAGTGGGCGAGATTTTCATCGACGGGCAGGACATGTTAAAAATGTCCGAGCGCGAACTGATTGAACTGCGCCGCCACAAGATGGGCATGGTGTTTCAGCACTTCGCCCTGTTGCCGCATCTGACCGTTTTGCAAAACGTGGCCTTTCCGCTGTCCATTCAGGGGCAAGCCAAAGCGGTCGCCGGAGCCCGCGCGCTGGAGGTGATCGAACTGGTCGGCCTGAAGGGGCGCGAAGGCTATTTCCCGCGCGAATTGTCGGGCGGGCAGCAGCAACGGGTCGGGATTGCGCGCTCTTTGGCGGTCGAGCCGGAAATCTGGTTTCTGGACGAGCCGTTCTCGGCACTGGACCCGCTGATCCGTCGCGAAATGCAGGACGAATTTTTGCGCCTGCAGGGGATGCTGAAGAAAACCATCGTGTTTATCACCCATGATTTTGACGAGGCAATCCGGCTTGCCGACCGTATCGCGATCATGAAGGACGGTCATATCATCCAGATCGCCACACCCGAGGAACTGGTGCTGAATCCGGCCGATGATTACGTTCAGGAATTCACCCGCCATGTGCCGCGCGACAAGGTGCTGAGCGTGGGCGCGGTGATGGATGCGGGGGCCGATGGCGGGGGCGACGGTATTCCGGCCCATACAAAGATTGCCAAAGTGGCCTCGCAGGTGGTTGCGGCGGGCAAGCCATTGAAAGTGATTGATGATACCGGCAAACCCGTCGGTGCGATTGATGCGCAACGGGTGATTGATGTGCTGGTGGGGAACGGGGCCTGATATGGCGCGGGTATCCCCAAAATCCATGATCTGGCTGGGGCTGTTCGCCCTGACATGGCTGTTGGCCACCTTTGGCAAAGGCTGGCTGGAAGCGGCAGGTCTGGACTGGGCCATGCAATACCCCGACGCATGGGTGATCCCGCTGAAAGACAGCATTTCGGCGGCGATGAAATGGCTGGTCGAGGAGGCCACATTCGGCCTGTTTACCTTCACCGAATTCACCCGCGGTATCAGTTGGATGATCGAGCAGCCCTATAACCTTGCCCGCGCCCTGCTGGCCGAAGGGTTTGTCGAAGGGCACGGGCGTCGCGCGGTGCAATTGGTGCCGCCCTTTAGCTGGATCGCGGTCACGGCGGGGGTGGTGGCGCTGGGCCATTACGCGCGCGACTGGCTGCTGGCCTCTATCGTTGGCGCGGCGTTTTTGTATCTGGCGGTGTTCGGACAATGGGAAAGCGCGATGGTGACGCTGGCCTCGGTGGTGATCGCGGTGCCGATCGGGGTTGCGGGCGGGCTGCTGCTGGGCATCACCGCCTATCGTCACCCGTCGTTCGAGCGCATCCTGAAACCCGTTCTGGACCTGATGCAAACCATCCCGATTTTCGCCTATCTGGTGCCAATCCTGTTCATGTTCGGCTTTGGCCCTGTGTCGGCGCTGGTCGCGACCGTGATCTATGCCATGCCGCCGATGGTGCGGATCACCACCATGGCGCTGCACGCGGTGGACCCCGAGATCAGGGATTTCGGCGTGATGTCCGGCTGCACCCGTCGGCAGATGACGTGGCGGGTGCTGGTGCCGTCAGCCAGGGCCAGCCTGATGGTGGGGGTCAATCAGGTGATCATGTTGTCGCTGAACATGGTGATCATCGCCAGTATGATCGGGGCAGGGGGGCTTGGCTTTGATGTGCTATCGGCCCTGCGCCGCCTGAACATCGGTGGCGGGTTCGAGGCGGGCATCGCGATTGTCATTCTGGCGGTGGCGATTGACCGGCTGTCACAGGCCTTTGCCCGGCGTGCCACCACATTCACCCCGCCGCCCAAAGGCGACACATGGATCAAACGCCACCCGCGCAGCGTGATCGTGGCGGTGATCCTGCTGGTCTCGTACGGGGTTGGCCTGATCCTGCCCGCCGTGCAGACCTATCCCGACGCCGCCACCCTGACCACCGGCAAGTTCTGGGACAACGGGGTCAAATACCTGAACATCAATTTCTATGACCAGTTCGAGGCGGTCAAACTGTTCTTCCTGCAAGGGTTCCTGCTGCCGGTAAAACGGTTCTTCCTTGGTATCCCGTGGGTCTGGGCCATTGCCATGGTCACTGCAATCGGCTGGACCTTTGGCGGCTGGAAACTGGCATTGATGAATCTGCTGATGGCCGGATTTATCGCTGCTACCGGCATGTGGGAAAAGGCGATGATCACGGTTTACC is a window encoding:
- a CDS encoding quaternary amine ABC transporter ATP-binding protein, with the protein product MTQPAKLVCKHLWKLYGPVPQQMMDTQYFPPTDSELEKFGVIGAVKHASLEIRAGEIFVIMGLSGSGKSTLVRLLSGLIEPTVGEIFIDGQDMLKMSERELIELRRHKMGMVFQHFALLPHLTVLQNVAFPLSIQGQAKAVAGARALEVIELVGLKGREGYFPRELSGGQQQRVGIARSLAVEPEIWFLDEPFSALDPLIRREMQDEFLRLQGMLKKTIVFITHDFDEAIRLADRIAIMKDGHIIQIATPEELVLNPADDYVQEFTRHVPRDKVLSVGAVMDAGADGGGDGIPAHTKIAKVASQVVAAGKPLKVIDDTGKPVGAIDAQRVIDVLVGNGA
- a CDS encoding ABC transporter permease, which encodes MARVSPKSMIWLGLFALTWLLATFGKGWLEAAGLDWAMQYPDAWVIPLKDSISAAMKWLVEEATFGLFTFTEFTRGISWMIEQPYNLARALLAEGFVEGHGRRAVQLVPPFSWIAVTAGVVALGHYARDWLLASIVGAAFLYLAVFGQWESAMVTLASVVIAVPIGVAGGLLLGITAYRHPSFERILKPVLDLMQTIPIFAYLVPILFMFGFGPVSALVATVIYAMPPMVRITTMALHAVDPEIRDFGVMSGCTRRQMTWRVLVPSARASLMVGVNQVIMLSLNMVIIASMIGAGGLGFDVLSALRRLNIGGGFEAGIAIVILAVAIDRLSQAFARRATTFTPPPKGDTWIKRHPRSVIVAVILLVSYGVGLILPAVQTYPDAATLTTGKFWDNGVKYLNINFYDQFEAVKLFFLQGFLLPVKRFFLGIPWVWAIAMVTAIGWTFGGWKLALMNLLMAGFIAATGMWEKAMITVYLCGTSVVIASVIGIPLGVLAAVNERAGRIIGVLIDTLQTLPSFVYLIPVVMLFRIGDFTAMVAIVLYAVVPAVRYAAHGVRSVSPELIEAGVVSGCTKRQLLSRIRLPLALPEILLGLNQTIMLALSMLVITALVGTRDLGQEVYIALTKADTGRGLVAGFAIAFIAIIADRIITASARSARVRYGLESANG
- a CDS encoding GcvT family protein, whose protein sequence is MADHSVKHLIIGGGIIGCSIAYHLAKRGEKGVILLEKAALTEGATWHAAGLVGQLRSSRNTTRMLQRSVAMYDGLQAETGLASDWKKVGSLRLAASRDRMQEARRLATMARSFGLEMNIITPDEAKALFPYIDTTGLEGAAFIPSDGHVDPAGLCQSIAAGARLHGATLKQGVKVLDFTVVKGRVSGVITTDGTYEAETVTLASGMWSRELGAKLGLHIPACAVEHQYIVTEPIPDFPDDLPTLRDPDRLVYYKPDAGGRLVIGGYEDDTLPFGDRGIPGDFVRQLLPDNLDRFAPLAEMAAQVTPVVNEVGIRQVINGPIPYSADGDFVMGPVPDFSNLMLATGFLYGIAAGGGAGEMIAEWLIDGRPSLDLWPLDNRRFGPHHGARAFMYPRAVEHYAHHYKMRYPGAEAETARRLRLSPLYQRLKEKGAVYGSKNGWERPLWFAPEGVAPVDQLDFLHPGWKNYAAEEQHAVRNGVALCDQSSFAKFELVGTGALKALQRLAVSNMDKPVGSVIYTQLCNERGGIEADLTITRLAENHFYIVTGAGFGVHDSDWIRQHLPTDGTATLIEVTSARAVINIMGPKARDVLAAASESDVSNGAFPFATTRDIIVGAAPVRAIRIGYVGELGWELHVPTEYALHVYDRLCEHGAAHGIRDIGYRAIDGLRMEKGYLYWSADITPDYTPIEAGLGFRVHLKSKGDFIGRKVLEKQKLNGVQQRLCCFTSDVDLPLFGGETILHNGKVVSLVSSAAFGATVGKSIMLGYLPVALCDKSAFSLEVFGEQHAIICMNSPLYDAESKRLKS
- a CDS encoding ABC transporter substrate-binding protein, which translates into the protein MRHILKRTLLGAAIGAFAATASLAEIESADPLKLTLHDWSGQLINTQIMGAVLEEAGYNVEYVQADYIAQFAGLKTGDLTLAMEIWATTGQEALDEAVGTGKVENVGETGLQAIEEWWYPLYMKERCPGLPDWKALQACAGEFATPETAPKGRYVGGPVTWGGFDDERVEALGLEFEVVHAGTDAALFAELESAYQRQAPVILWVYVPHWAPAKYEGEFVEFPPYSADCYSDPSVGVNPDKAYDCGKPRGPIWKAAWAGMKDKWPGAYEIVSTYSLTNEEMSAMVGEVDLDGKSVEEVVNAWMDANELRWKSWINQ
- a CDS encoding DeoR/GlpR family DNA-binding transcription regulator produces the protein MPNTATRSNHREQEILKELRLAGGSCRVGYLAERLGVSDETVRRNIKALQEKSQVRKVHGGVLLAEDLTLTEQPFQARMDENAEAKRQIAGKLAQIIEDGDSLFLDIGSTSAYAARALNNHRNLYVVTNSLTVASTLAARNGNRVFFAGGELRGHDGGAFGQDAIGFIRRFNVQYAVFSSGAINCEVGVMLHDINEADLLAQAMPRAQTRILLADSSKFGIRAPIAINDAASIDILITETTPPDAVIDMLGENETSLVIAGHEKEH
- a CDS encoding inositol monophosphatase family protein, which gives rise to MQHYLKAILDITDTAEDIPKRYFRQTLDIIHKGDDSPVTVADQTCERMIRDALAQLFPDHSILGEEFGFEDKGSDLLWIIDPIDGTRSFISGMPLYSMLIALLQDGVPKLGVVRMPELGEVFTGSADGATVNGAAISTSNVTALKDAFVYINEGNKIALDAPDLFRRLCQSGREQRLSYDGYPHMLVAMGHADACIDYDLQPYDYLPLVPVIEGAGGVITDWAGAPLTLQSDGRVVAAATKALHREMLDLLGG